The Vidua chalybeata isolate OUT-0048 chromosome 29, bVidCha1 merged haplotype, whole genome shotgun sequence genome window below encodes:
- the PRUNE1 gene encoding exopolyphosphatase PRUNE1, translating into MERFVAGNRAALQDHIWQHREIHVVMGNEACDLDSTVSALALAYFLAQTSPAPKAAFVPVLNIPRADFALRTETTFLLRDRGIPAASLIFRDEIDLGGLHHAGLLSLTLVDHHVLPRADAALEEAVVEVMDHRPLERDCGPPCRVTVEPVGSCATLVTERILQGPPGVLDRTTAALLHGTILLDCINLSPAAGKVTPRDVTCVSLLEERFPELPARDAVFGALQAAKFDVTGLTTEQMLRKDLKVLSNDEAVIAISGVFEDLETFLLRPGLLQDLEAFCQARGYAGLVAMTVSFNERHEPTRKLAVYSPQEPLRSTLCLALEEATTPSLFLRPLPSPWPCVATYAQGNSVAARKKVLPILRAALGGLGAAEGPEEEVVPPPTPMNSLVEECPLAQAVPPLCPQDVLERVSRIAVGQPPGSPK; encoded by the exons ATGGAGCGGTTCGTGGCGGGGAACCGGGCGGCTCTGCAG GATCACATCTGGCAGCACCGGGAGATCCACGTGGTGATGGGCAACGAGGCCTGCGACCTGGACTCCACCGTCTCAGCGCTGGCCCTGGCCTATTTCCTCGCCCAG ACCTCCCCAGCTCCCAAAGCTGCCTTCGTGCCGGTGCTGAACATCCCCCGTGCTGACTTCGCGCTCCGGACGGAGACGACGTTCCTGCTGCGGGATCGGGGAATCCCGGCCGCCTCCCTCATCTTTCGGGATGAGATCGACCTGGGGGGGCTGCACCACGCTGGGCTACTCTCCCTGACGCTGGTTGATCACCACGTCCTGCCCCG TGCCGACGCTGCCCTGGAAGAGGCTGTGGTGGAGGTCATGGACCACCGGCCGCTGGAGCGGGACTGTGGTCCCCCGTGCCGGGTGACCGTGGAGCCCGTGGGCTCCTGTGCCACGCTGGTGACCGAGCGGATCCTGCAGGGCCCCCCGGGCGTGCTGGACAGAACCACGGCTGCGCTGCTGCACG GCACCATCCTGCTGGACTGCATCAACCTGAGCCCAGCCGCAGGCAAGGTGACACCCAGGGACGTGACCTGCGTGTCCCTGCTTGAGGAGAGGTTCCCGGAGTTGCCGGCCCGTGATGCCGTGTTCGGAGCCCTGCAGGCGGCCAAGTTTGACGTCACAG GGCTGACGACAGAGCAGATGCTGCGGAAGGACCTCAAAGTCCTCTCCAATGACGAGGCGGTCATTGCCATCAGCGGTGTCTTCGAGGATCTGGAA ACGTTCCTGCTCCGGCCTGGCTTGCTGCAGGACCTGGAGGCTTTCTGCCAGGCCCGTGGCTACGCGGGGCTGGTGGCCATGACCGTGTCCTTTAACGAACGCCATGAGCCCACCCGGAAACTTGCGGTCTACAGCCCGCAGGAGCCCCTCCGCAGCACG ctgtgcctggcactggAGGAGGCGACGACGCCGTCGCTGTTCCTGCGGCCGCTGCCGAGCCCCTGGCCCTGTGTGGCCACCTACGCCCAGGGCAACAGCGTGGCCGCTCGCAAGAAGGTGCTGCCCATCCTGCGGGCAGCGCTGGGGGGCCTGGGGGCTGCCGAGGGCCCCGAGGAGGAGGTGGTGCCCCCACCCACCCCCATGAACAGCCTGGTGGAGGAGtgtcccctggcacaggctgtgccccCGCTGTGTCCCCAGGATGTCCTGGAGCGGGTCAGCCGCATCGCAGTGGGGCAGCCCCCCGGCTCCCCGAAATAG
- the CDC42SE1 gene encoding CDC42 small effector protein 1 isoform X1, translating to MPGCRVIPWGPWGHIVADGAVDGGRAEARLGAPRLGGLPRGPAPPRQEQEVRPDFGPSGVTGAGAEEGTCRVCRSGGVRHPSAVPRLRPAVPLAWGLSRGWYRAELRPRPLVGGQLLLCRLCCPDQVSPWSDPAQGSRQLCQHGGTLAATTASMSDFWHKLGCCVVEKPQPKKRRRRIDRSMIGEPMNFVHLTHIGSGDMAAGEGLPMTGAVQEMRSKGGRERQWSNSHVL from the exons ATGCCCGGTTGCAGGGTGATTCCGTGGGGTCCTTGGGGCCATATCGTGGCTGATGGTGCCGTGGATGGGGGCCGTGCCGAGGCTCGGCTCGGAGCCCCCCGTCTTGGGGGGCtgccccgcggccccgctcctCCCCGCCAGGAGCAGGAAGTGCGGCCGGACTTTGGTCCATCCGGCGTCACCGGCGCAGGGGCAGAGGAAGGAACTTGTCGTGTTTGCCGGAGCGGTGGGGTCCGGCACCCATCGGCCGTGCCGCGGCTCCGTCCGGCCGTGCCGCTGGCGTGGGGGCTCTCCCGTGGCTGGTACCGGGCTGAGCTCAGGCCACGGCCCCTCGTGGGCGG ccagctgctcctctgcaggctgtgctgccccGACCAGGTGTCCCCATGGAGTGACCCTGCACAGGGGTCCcggcagctgtgccagcacgGGGGGACGCTGGCTGCCACCACCGCGAGCATGAGCGACTTCTGGCACAAGCTGGGCTGCTGCGTCGTGGAGAAGCCCCAGCCC aagaaaaggaggagacGGATCGACCGCTCCATGATCGGGGAGCCTATGAACTTCGTGCACCTGACACACATCGGCTCTGGAGACATGGCTGCGGGAGAGGGGCTGCCCATG ACTGGTGCTGTCCAGGAGATGAGGTCCAAGGGGGGCCGGGAGCGACAGTGGAGCAACTCCCATGTGTTGTAG
- the CDC42SE1 gene encoding CDC42 small effector protein 1 isoform X2, which yields MPGCRVIPWGPWGHIVADGAVDGGRAEARLGAPRLGGLPRGPAPPRQEQEVRPDFGPSGVTGAGAEEGTCRVCRSGGVRHPSAVPRLRPAVPLAWGLSRGWYRAELRPRPLVGGLCCPDQVSPWSDPAQGSRQLCQHGGTLAATTASMSDFWHKLGCCVVEKPQPKKRRRRIDRSMIGEPMNFVHLTHIGSGDMAAGEGLPMTGAVQEMRSKGGRERQWSNSHVL from the exons ATGCCCGGTTGCAGGGTGATTCCGTGGGGTCCTTGGGGCCATATCGTGGCTGATGGTGCCGTGGATGGGGGCCGTGCCGAGGCTCGGCTCGGAGCCCCCCGTCTTGGGGGGCtgccccgcggccccgctcctCCCCGCCAGGAGCAGGAAGTGCGGCCGGACTTTGGTCCATCCGGCGTCACCGGCGCAGGGGCAGAGGAAGGAACTTGTCGTGTTTGCCGGAGCGGTGGGGTCCGGCACCCATCGGCCGTGCCGCGGCTCCGTCCGGCCGTGCCGCTGGCGTGGGGGCTCTCCCGTGGCTGGTACCGGGCTGAGCTCAGGCCACGGCCCCTCGTGGGCGG gctgtgctgccccGACCAGGTGTCCCCATGGAGTGACCCTGCACAGGGGTCCcggcagctgtgccagcacgGGGGGACGCTGGCTGCCACCACCGCGAGCATGAGCGACTTCTGGCACAAGCTGGGCTGCTGCGTCGTGGAGAAGCCCCAGCCC aagaaaaggaggagacGGATCGACCGCTCCATGATCGGGGAGCCTATGAACTTCGTGCACCTGACACACATCGGCTCTGGAGACATGGCTGCGGGAGAGGGGCTGCCCATG ACTGGTGCTGTCCAGGAGATGAGGTCCAAGGGGGGCCGGGAGCGACAGTGGAGCAACTCCCATGTGTTGTAG
- the CDC42SE1 gene encoding CDC42 small effector protein 1 isoform X3 gives MSDFWHKLGCCVVEKPQPKKRRRRIDRSMIGEPMNFVHLTHIGSGDMAAGEGLPMTGAVQEMRSKGGRERQWSNSHVL, from the exons ATGAGCGACTTCTGGCACAAGCTGGGCTGCTGCGTCGTGGAGAAGCCCCAGCCC aagaaaaggaggagacGGATCGACCGCTCCATGATCGGGGAGCCTATGAACTTCGTGCACCTGACACACATCGGCTCTGGAGACATGGCTGCGGGAGAGGGGCTGCCCATG ACTGGTGCTGTCCAGGAGATGAGGTCCAAGGGGGGCCGGGAGCGACAGTGGAGCAACTCCCATGTGTTGTAG
- the MLLT11 gene encoding protein AF1q, with amino-acid sequence MLDTISSQYDSFIYWRMPIPRLDMAELEGLGLADMALYKPKGGLAKLGDRGSQDLSQEEDSLLQFNSFNFWRAPIASISSLDFDLI; translated from the coding sequence ATGCTGGACACCATCAGCAGCCAGTACGACTCCTTCATCTACTGGAGGATGCCGATCCCGCGGCTGGACATGGCcgagctggaggggctggggctcgCAGACATGGCCCTCTACAAGCCCAAGGGAGGGCTGGCCAAGCTCGGGGACCGGGGCAGCCAGGACCTCTCCCAAGAAGAGGACAGTCTGCTGCAGTTCAACAGCTTTAACTTCTGGCGAGCTCCCATTGCCAGCATCAGCTCCTTAGATTTCGATTTAATCTGa